A window of the Pungitius pungitius chromosome 3, fPunPun2.1, whole genome shotgun sequence genome harbors these coding sequences:
- the LOC119216739 gene encoding male-specific lethal 3 homolog isoform X1, whose amino-acid sequence MNSRGIKYSFRKGERVLCFEPDPTKAKVLYDAKVLDVFIGKDEHGRRIPKFLIHFNGWNRSWDRWAAEDHVLRDSEENRKLQHKLARKALGRMKKKGWAKRRRRQSGTKSSLKTLPKEDDSDDACLISSSGSSDGDDSEPESSNSGESTFSDDINKMRVEPDINVKRESEEKIIHVDINIPDVLKKKLEDDCFYINKRKKLVMVPCQSNVVHILESYVKHFAINKAFMANERYRRQQSTTQSSSPQPVPPEKSEELCKEMVDGLRITFDFTLPMILLYPCEQGQFKKVSSSRLFLAANESSPCSSSAQRERSPSPLGHNPPTPQSTDSQPALSDISGTTPTATAPTPKRRRHPDMDCISFQSQSLRRSTRNTSGGDRPAEGSSGGGGSATASPQLKRRLVDTSSQPKFFLNLERKTSVHSGSSSPLPLTPSKERSGPFYGLESRRNNELNEVLSWKLTPDNYPLHDQPPPPSYLYGSQHLLRLFVKLPEILGKMQIPERNIRALVKHLELFLRFLAEFHEDFFPESAYVSASEAHYSMKQPRPIY is encoded by the exons ATGAATTCGCGGGGAATTAAATACTCATTTCGAAAAGGAGAAAGAGTCTTATGCTTTGAACCCGACCCCACCAAGGCTAAAGTGTTGTATGACGCCAAG GTCCTTGATGTCTTTATTGGAAAAGACGAACATGGAAGAAGAATCCCAAAGTTCCTGATTCACTTCAACGGTTGGAACAGAAG CTGGGATCGTTGGGCTGCTGAGGATCATGTCCTAAGGGACTCTGAGGAAAACCGTAAATTGCAACATAAACTGGCACGCAAAGCTCTAGGTCGCAT gaagaaaaagggatggGCCAAGAGGCGGCGCCGTCAGTCTGGTACAAAATCTTCCCTGAAGACTCTCCCCAAGGAAGACGACAGTGATGACGCAT gTCTGATTTCGTCTTCAGGGAGCAGTGACGGGGACGACTCTGAACCTGAATCTTCAAATAGCGGGGAAAGCACTTTCTCTGATGATATCAACAAAATG AGGGTTGAGCCTGACATTAATGTTAAAAGGGAAAGTGAGGAGAAGATCATCCACGTTGACATCAACATCCCCGATGTCCTGAAGAAGAAACTGGAGGATGACTGCTTTTACATCAACAAGAGGAAGAAG CTCGTCATGGTTCCCTGTCAGTCAAATGTTGTGCACATCCTCGAGTCCTACGTCAAGCACTTTGCCATCAACAAAGCGTTCATGGCCAACGAGCGGTACCGGCGTCAGCAGAGCACCACCCAGAGCAGCAGCCCACAGCCGGTCCCCCCGGAGAAGAG TGAGGAGTTGTGTAAGGAGATGGTCGACGGGCTGAGGATCACGTTTGACTTCACCTTACCCATGATCCTCCTCTACCCCTGTGAACAAGGCCAGTTCAAAAAGGTCAGCTCTTCCCGGCTTTTCCTGGCTGCCAACGAGAGCTCCCCCTGCTCCAGCAG CGCCCAGCGAGAGCGCAGCCCGAGCCCGTTGGGACACAACCCGCCCACGCCCCAGTCCACagacagccaaccagcactcaGCGACATCTCTGGAACCACGCCCACCGCCACAGCCCCCACCCCGAAGCGCCGGCGTCACCCCGACATGGACTGCATCTCGTTTCAGTCGCAGTCTCTCAGGCGCTCCACCAGGAACACATCTGGAGGCGACCGGCCAGCGGAAGGAAGCAGTGGAG GTGGAGGCAGTGCTACAGCGTCGCCGCAGCTCAAACGCCGTTTGGTCGACACCTCCTCTCAGCCAAAGTTCTTCCTCAACCTCGAGAGAA AAACCTCAGTGCACAGTGGCTCATCTTCCCCGTTGCCCTTGACGCCCAGCAAAGAGCGAAGCGGCCCCTTCTATGGCCTTGAGAGCCGGAGAAACAATGAACTTAATGAG GTCCTAAGTTGGAAGCTGACTCCCGATAACTACCCTCTGCATGACcagcctcctccaccctcctacCTGTACGGATCACAGCACCTGCTGCGGCTTTTTG TGAAGCTTCCTGAGATCCTGGGAAAAATGCAGATCCCGGAGAGGAACATCCGCGCCTTGGTCAAGCATTTGGAACTCTTTCTTAG gtttcTGGCCGAGTTCCACGAGGACTTTTTCCCTGAGTCGGCGTATGTGTCGGCATCCGAGGCCCACTACAGCATGAAACAGCCCAGGCCCATTTATTGA
- the LOC119216739 gene encoding male-specific lethal 3 homolog isoform X3, whose protein sequence is MKKKGWAKRRRRQSGTKSSLKTLPKEDDSDDACLISSSGSSDGDDSEPESSNSGESTFSDDINKMRVEPDINVKRESEEKIIHVDINIPDVLKKKLEDDCFYINKRKKLVMVPCQSNVVHILESYVKHFAINKAFMANERYRRQQSTTQSSSPQPVPPEKSEELCKEMVDGLRITFDFTLPMILLYPCEQGQFKKVSSSRLFLAANESSPCSSSAQRERSPSPLGHNPPTPQSTDSQPALSDISGTTPTATAPTPKRRRHPDMDCISFQSQSLRRSTRNTSGGDRPAEGSSGGGGSATASPQLKRRLVDTSSQPKFFLNLERKTSVHSGSSSPLPLTPSKERSGPFYGLESRRNNELNEVLSWKLTPDNYPLHDQPPPPSYLYGSQHLLRLFVKLPEILGKMQIPERNIRALVKHLELFLRFLAEFHEDFFPESAYVSASEAHYSMKQPRPIY, encoded by the exons AT gaagaaaaagggatggGCCAAGAGGCGGCGCCGTCAGTCTGGTACAAAATCTTCCCTGAAGACTCTCCCCAAGGAAGACGACAGTGATGACGCAT gTCTGATTTCGTCTTCAGGGAGCAGTGACGGGGACGACTCTGAACCTGAATCTTCAAATAGCGGGGAAAGCACTTTCTCTGATGATATCAACAAAATG AGGGTTGAGCCTGACATTAATGTTAAAAGGGAAAGTGAGGAGAAGATCATCCACGTTGACATCAACATCCCCGATGTCCTGAAGAAGAAACTGGAGGATGACTGCTTTTACATCAACAAGAGGAAGAAG CTCGTCATGGTTCCCTGTCAGTCAAATGTTGTGCACATCCTCGAGTCCTACGTCAAGCACTTTGCCATCAACAAAGCGTTCATGGCCAACGAGCGGTACCGGCGTCAGCAGAGCACCACCCAGAGCAGCAGCCCACAGCCGGTCCCCCCGGAGAAGAG TGAGGAGTTGTGTAAGGAGATGGTCGACGGGCTGAGGATCACGTTTGACTTCACCTTACCCATGATCCTCCTCTACCCCTGTGAACAAGGCCAGTTCAAAAAGGTCAGCTCTTCCCGGCTTTTCCTGGCTGCCAACGAGAGCTCCCCCTGCTCCAGCAG CGCCCAGCGAGAGCGCAGCCCGAGCCCGTTGGGACACAACCCGCCCACGCCCCAGTCCACagacagccaaccagcactcaGCGACATCTCTGGAACCACGCCCACCGCCACAGCCCCCACCCCGAAGCGCCGGCGTCACCCCGACATGGACTGCATCTCGTTTCAGTCGCAGTCTCTCAGGCGCTCCACCAGGAACACATCTGGAGGCGACCGGCCAGCGGAAGGAAGCAGTGGAG GTGGAGGCAGTGCTACAGCGTCGCCGCAGCTCAAACGCCGTTTGGTCGACACCTCCTCTCAGCCAAAGTTCTTCCTCAACCTCGAGAGAA AAACCTCAGTGCACAGTGGCTCATCTTCCCCGTTGCCCTTGACGCCCAGCAAAGAGCGAAGCGGCCCCTTCTATGGCCTTGAGAGCCGGAGAAACAATGAACTTAATGAG GTCCTAAGTTGGAAGCTGACTCCCGATAACTACCCTCTGCATGACcagcctcctccaccctcctacCTGTACGGATCACAGCACCTGCTGCGGCTTTTTG TGAAGCTTCCTGAGATCCTGGGAAAAATGCAGATCCCGGAGAGGAACATCCGCGCCTTGGTCAAGCATTTGGAACTCTTTCTTAG gtttcTGGCCGAGTTCCACGAGGACTTTTTCCCTGAGTCGGCGTATGTGTCGGCATCCGAGGCCCACTACAGCATGAAACAGCCCAGGCCCATTTATTGA
- the LOC119216739 gene encoding male-specific lethal 3 homolog isoform X2, which yields MNSRGIKYSFRKGERVLCFEPDPTKAKVLYDAKVLDVFIGKDEHGRRIPKFLIHFNGWNRRKKKGWAKRRRRQSGTKSSLKTLPKEDDSDDACLISSSGSSDGDDSEPESSNSGESTFSDDINKMRVEPDINVKRESEEKIIHVDINIPDVLKKKLEDDCFYINKRKKLVMVPCQSNVVHILESYVKHFAINKAFMANERYRRQQSTTQSSSPQPVPPEKSEELCKEMVDGLRITFDFTLPMILLYPCEQGQFKKVSSSRLFLAANESSPCSSSAQRERSPSPLGHNPPTPQSTDSQPALSDISGTTPTATAPTPKRRRHPDMDCISFQSQSLRRSTRNTSGGDRPAEGSSGGGGSATASPQLKRRLVDTSSQPKFFLNLERKTSVHSGSSSPLPLTPSKERSGPFYGLESRRNNELNEVLSWKLTPDNYPLHDQPPPPSYLYGSQHLLRLFVKLPEILGKMQIPERNIRALVKHLELFLRFLAEFHEDFFPESAYVSASEAHYSMKQPRPIY from the exons ATGAATTCGCGGGGAATTAAATACTCATTTCGAAAAGGAGAAAGAGTCTTATGCTTTGAACCCGACCCCACCAAGGCTAAAGTGTTGTATGACGCCAAG GTCCTTGATGTCTTTATTGGAAAAGACGAACATGGAAGAAGAATCCCAAAGTTCCTGATTCACTTCAACGGTTGGAACAGAAG gaagaaaaagggatggGCCAAGAGGCGGCGCCGTCAGTCTGGTACAAAATCTTCCCTGAAGACTCTCCCCAAGGAAGACGACAGTGATGACGCAT gTCTGATTTCGTCTTCAGGGAGCAGTGACGGGGACGACTCTGAACCTGAATCTTCAAATAGCGGGGAAAGCACTTTCTCTGATGATATCAACAAAATG AGGGTTGAGCCTGACATTAATGTTAAAAGGGAAAGTGAGGAGAAGATCATCCACGTTGACATCAACATCCCCGATGTCCTGAAGAAGAAACTGGAGGATGACTGCTTTTACATCAACAAGAGGAAGAAG CTCGTCATGGTTCCCTGTCAGTCAAATGTTGTGCACATCCTCGAGTCCTACGTCAAGCACTTTGCCATCAACAAAGCGTTCATGGCCAACGAGCGGTACCGGCGTCAGCAGAGCACCACCCAGAGCAGCAGCCCACAGCCGGTCCCCCCGGAGAAGAG TGAGGAGTTGTGTAAGGAGATGGTCGACGGGCTGAGGATCACGTTTGACTTCACCTTACCCATGATCCTCCTCTACCCCTGTGAACAAGGCCAGTTCAAAAAGGTCAGCTCTTCCCGGCTTTTCCTGGCTGCCAACGAGAGCTCCCCCTGCTCCAGCAG CGCCCAGCGAGAGCGCAGCCCGAGCCCGTTGGGACACAACCCGCCCACGCCCCAGTCCACagacagccaaccagcactcaGCGACATCTCTGGAACCACGCCCACCGCCACAGCCCCCACCCCGAAGCGCCGGCGTCACCCCGACATGGACTGCATCTCGTTTCAGTCGCAGTCTCTCAGGCGCTCCACCAGGAACACATCTGGAGGCGACCGGCCAGCGGAAGGAAGCAGTGGAG GTGGAGGCAGTGCTACAGCGTCGCCGCAGCTCAAACGCCGTTTGGTCGACACCTCCTCTCAGCCAAAGTTCTTCCTCAACCTCGAGAGAA AAACCTCAGTGCACAGTGGCTCATCTTCCCCGTTGCCCTTGACGCCCAGCAAAGAGCGAAGCGGCCCCTTCTATGGCCTTGAGAGCCGGAGAAACAATGAACTTAATGAG GTCCTAAGTTGGAAGCTGACTCCCGATAACTACCCTCTGCATGACcagcctcctccaccctcctacCTGTACGGATCACAGCACCTGCTGCGGCTTTTTG TGAAGCTTCCTGAGATCCTGGGAAAAATGCAGATCCCGGAGAGGAACATCCGCGCCTTGGTCAAGCATTTGGAACTCTTTCTTAG gtttcTGGCCGAGTTCCACGAGGACTTTTTCCCTGAGTCGGCGTATGTGTCGGCATCCGAGGCCCACTACAGCATGAAACAGCCCAGGCCCATTTATTGA
- the LOC119216739 gene encoding male-specific lethal 3 homolog isoform X4, whose amino-acid sequence MRVEPDINVKRESEEKIIHVDINIPDVLKKKLEDDCFYINKRKKLVMVPCQSNVVHILESYVKHFAINKAFMANERYRRQQSTTQSSSPQPVPPEKSEELCKEMVDGLRITFDFTLPMILLYPCEQGQFKKVSSSRLFLAANESSPCSSSAQRERSPSPLGHNPPTPQSTDSQPALSDISGTTPTATAPTPKRRRHPDMDCISFQSQSLRRSTRNTSGGDRPAEGSSGGGGSATASPQLKRRLVDTSSQPKFFLNLERKTSVHSGSSSPLPLTPSKERSGPFYGLESRRNNELNEVLSWKLTPDNYPLHDQPPPPSYLYGSQHLLRLFVKLPEILGKMQIPERNIRALVKHLELFLRFLAEFHEDFFPESAYVSASEAHYSMKQPRPIY is encoded by the exons ATG AGGGTTGAGCCTGACATTAATGTTAAAAGGGAAAGTGAGGAGAAGATCATCCACGTTGACATCAACATCCCCGATGTCCTGAAGAAGAAACTGGAGGATGACTGCTTTTACATCAACAAGAGGAAGAAG CTCGTCATGGTTCCCTGTCAGTCAAATGTTGTGCACATCCTCGAGTCCTACGTCAAGCACTTTGCCATCAACAAAGCGTTCATGGCCAACGAGCGGTACCGGCGTCAGCAGAGCACCACCCAGAGCAGCAGCCCACAGCCGGTCCCCCCGGAGAAGAG TGAGGAGTTGTGTAAGGAGATGGTCGACGGGCTGAGGATCACGTTTGACTTCACCTTACCCATGATCCTCCTCTACCCCTGTGAACAAGGCCAGTTCAAAAAGGTCAGCTCTTCCCGGCTTTTCCTGGCTGCCAACGAGAGCTCCCCCTGCTCCAGCAG CGCCCAGCGAGAGCGCAGCCCGAGCCCGTTGGGACACAACCCGCCCACGCCCCAGTCCACagacagccaaccagcactcaGCGACATCTCTGGAACCACGCCCACCGCCACAGCCCCCACCCCGAAGCGCCGGCGTCACCCCGACATGGACTGCATCTCGTTTCAGTCGCAGTCTCTCAGGCGCTCCACCAGGAACACATCTGGAGGCGACCGGCCAGCGGAAGGAAGCAGTGGAG GTGGAGGCAGTGCTACAGCGTCGCCGCAGCTCAAACGCCGTTTGGTCGACACCTCCTCTCAGCCAAAGTTCTTCCTCAACCTCGAGAGAA AAACCTCAGTGCACAGTGGCTCATCTTCCCCGTTGCCCTTGACGCCCAGCAAAGAGCGAAGCGGCCCCTTCTATGGCCTTGAGAGCCGGAGAAACAATGAACTTAATGAG GTCCTAAGTTGGAAGCTGACTCCCGATAACTACCCTCTGCATGACcagcctcctccaccctcctacCTGTACGGATCACAGCACCTGCTGCGGCTTTTTG TGAAGCTTCCTGAGATCCTGGGAAAAATGCAGATCCCGGAGAGGAACATCCGCGCCTTGGTCAAGCATTTGGAACTCTTTCTTAG gtttcTGGCCGAGTTCCACGAGGACTTTTTCCCTGAGTCGGCGTATGTGTCGGCATCCGAGGCCCACTACAGCATGAAACAGCCCAGGCCCATTTATTGA